The Primulina huaijiensis isolate GDHJ02 chromosome 17, ASM1229523v2, whole genome shotgun sequence genome window below encodes:
- the LOC140963107 gene encoding uncharacterized protein gives MRNMASSAPPKGIAAIVGVGAKLGRSIARKFAHEGYTVAILARDLGQLSRFADEIAREEKAQVFAIRIDCSESRSIKDAFEGVLSLGFVEVLVYNVYHPISWIPTNFADIRLDHFEKSIAVSAVGAFHCAQQVLPGMVDRGRGTILFTGCSASLYGIAGFSDLCCGKFAMRGLAQCLAREFQPRGVHVAHVIIDGIVSNPRGTIQPSSQLRSSSSSSVGESHAGAGDGSMDPDALAQTYWQLHVQDRCAWTQEIDLRPTSVP, from the exons ATGCGTAACATGGCAAGCTCCGCCCCGCCGAAAGGCATCGCCGCCATAGTAGGCGTCGGTGCCAAGCTCGGCCGGTCTATTGCCCGGAAATTCGCGCATGAAGGGTACACTGTCGCCATTCTAGCCCGCGACCTAGGCCA ACTGTCAAGATTTGCAGATGAAATAGCGAGAGAAGAGAAAGCGCAGGTATTCGCAATCCGAATCGATTGCTCCGAGTCCCGAAGCATAAAGGATGCATTCGAGGGGGTTCTGTCTCTGGGTTTCGTAGAAGTTTTAGTGTACAACGTTTACCATCCAATATCGTGGATCCCCACCAATTTTGCCGATATCAGGCTCGATCACTTCGAGAAATCCATCGCCGTCTCCGCCGTCGGTGCATTCCATTGTGCCCAACAG GTGCTTCCGGGCATGGTGGATAGAGGAAGAGGGACGATTCTCTTCACCGGCTGCTCCGCTTCTCTTTACGGGATTGCTGGCTTCTCCGACTTAT GCTGTGGCAAGTTTGCTATGAGAGGGTTAGCTCAATGCCTGGCCAGAGAATTCCAGCCTCGGGGAGTACATGTGGCTCATGTCATCATCGACGGCATAGTCAGCAACCCTAG GGGTACAATCCAACCTTCTTCGCAACTAAGATCCTCAAGTAGTTCTTCGGTCGGGGAGTCACATGCAGGAGCAGGAGACGGGTCCATGGACCCGGATGCCCTTGCTCAAACGTATTGGCAATTGCACGTTCAGGACCGATGTGCCTGGACCCAAGAAATCGACCTTCGACCCACCTCAGTCCCATGA
- the LOC140962521 gene encoding uncharacterized protein — protein sequence MIQELLGGDNVGLIGGERSKISKPNGGFLDGSVSPSSSSTPSPSSSAGAATTAAAAASMENLRCPRCDSSNTKFCYYNNYNLTQPRHFCKTCRRYWTKGGALRNVPIGGGCRKNKSTTIAAAVGKSSGAGKLKTLSPEMGKATFFSGFEHVDAFTQSPISWATPQNSHILSLLRANQNPSPNPLSNPGKVEGGLFGSHLVTDCSISNSVFHSRALGFDPLGPIQVPSIGLSNSFHRNNQHQAKANQAIILGEVQNNGIQELYQKLTSSTNFYPENEPPVILGSMVSSSSSSPIFESAPIAGAEMGFCNSTSSWPTTNGAYP from the coding sequence ATGATTCAAGAGCTTCTAGGGGGAGACAATGTTGGATTGATTGGTGGAGAAAGATCCAAAATTTCTAAACCTAACGGAGGATTTCTTGATGGCTCGGTTTCTCCTTCATCTTCCAGTACTCCGTCACCCTCTTCTTCTGCTGGAGCTGCCACCACTGCAGCAGCTGCGGCTTCCATGGAGAATCTGAGATGTCCACGATGCGATTCTTCCAACACGAAATTCTGTTATTATAACAACTACAACCTCACTCAGCCACGCCATTTCTGCAAGACTTGCCGCCGCTACTGGACTAAAGGTGGGGCCTTGCGCAACGTTCCCATTGGAGGTGGATGCCGGAAGAACAAGAGCACCACCATAGCTGCGGCGGTTGGGAAGTCTTCGGGTGCCGGAAAGTTGAAAACTCTCTCACCAGAGATGGGGAAAGCAACCTTTTTCAGTGGATTTGAGCACGTTGATGCTTTCACTCAAAGCCCTATTTCATGGGCAACCCCTCAAAACTCTCACATACTTTCTTTACTCAGAGCAAACCAAAACCCTAGTCCTAATCCACTCTCCAATCCTGGAAAAGTAGAAGGTGGTTTGTTTGGATCACACTTGGTGACAGATTGTTCCATTTCCAATAGTGTGTTTCACTCTCGGGCCTTGGGATTCGACCCTTTAGGCCCGATCCAGGTTCCATCTATCGGTCTGTCAAATTCTTTCCACAGAAACAATCAGCACCAAGCTAAAGCAAACCAAGCCATTATTCTCGGTGAAGTTCAAAATAATGGGATTCAAGAACTGTATCAAAAGCTCACATCTTCAACAAATTTTTATCCTGAAAATGAACCGCCGGTAATTCTTGGAAGCATGGTGTCGTCGTCTTCTTCCTCCCCTATTTTCGAGTCAGCCCCCATAGCCGGAGCTGAAATGGGCTTCTGCAATTCAACTAGTTCTTGGCCTACTACAAATGGTGCATATCCTTAA